From a region of the Basfia succiniciproducens genome:
- a CDS encoding leucyl aminopeptidase: protein MKYSVKQTALEQENKSLFIAIFENQELSPAALKLDLKLKGEITEAVKNGEVSGKIGRILVLRHGAQRIILVGCGKQNEVTERQYKQIIQKAVKTAKETIATTIINALTEVKIKDRDLYWNVRFAVETIEEDNYIFEQFKRKKSENNSKLAEITFYTEENHEQAELAIRHATAISSGVKAAKDIANCPPNICNPAYLAEQANQLAHRSSLIKTTVIGEKEMKKLGMNAYLAVSCGSKNEAKLSVMEYRNHENPNAKPIVLVGKGLTFDAGGISLKPAADMDEMKYDMCGAASVYGVMNAIAELQLPLNVIGVMAGCENLPDGNAYRPGDILTTMSGLTVEVLNTDAEGRLVLCDTLTYVERFEPELVIDVATLTGACVVALGQHNSGLVSTDDNLAQDLERAAKLANDKAWRLPLSEEYQEQLKSKFADLANLGGRWGGAITAGAFLSNFTKNYPWAHLDIAGTAWLQGQNKGATGRPVSLLVQFLLNQVK from the coding sequence ATGAAATATTCGGTAAAACAGACCGCACTTGAACAGGAAAACAAAAGTCTTTTTATTGCAATTTTTGAGAATCAGGAACTCTCACCTGCCGCATTAAAGCTCGATCTTAAACTAAAGGGCGAAATTACCGAAGCGGTAAAAAACGGTGAAGTCAGCGGTAAAATCGGGCGAATTTTAGTACTCCGCCACGGTGCTCAACGTATTATTTTAGTAGGTTGCGGCAAGCAAAATGAAGTTACCGAACGTCAATATAAACAAATTATTCAAAAAGCCGTTAAAACCGCCAAAGAAACTATTGCAACAACAATTATTAACGCCTTAACCGAAGTAAAAATCAAAGATCGCGATCTTTACTGGAATGTTCGTTTTGCGGTAGAAACTATTGAGGAAGATAATTATATTTTTGAGCAATTTAAACGTAAGAAATCTGAAAATAACAGCAAATTAGCCGAAATTACCTTCTACACGGAAGAAAATCATGAACAAGCAGAACTTGCCATTCGACATGCAACGGCAATTTCTTCAGGTGTAAAAGCGGCAAAAGATATTGCAAACTGTCCGCCGAATATCTGTAATCCGGCCTATTTGGCGGAACAGGCAAATCAGCTGGCCCACCGCTCATCGCTAATCAAAACTACGGTTATCGGCGAAAAAGAGATGAAAAAATTAGGCATGAACGCTTATCTTGCGGTTTCTTGCGGTTCAAAAAATGAGGCGAAACTGTCTGTTATGGAATACCGTAACCATGAAAATCCGAATGCTAAACCTATCGTTCTGGTGGGCAAAGGGCTGACCTTTGATGCCGGTGGTATTTCATTAAAACCCGCGGCGGATATGGATGAAATGAAATATGACATGTGCGGTGCCGCTTCCGTTTACGGGGTAATGAACGCTATTGCCGAATTACAATTGCCGTTAAATGTTATCGGTGTGATGGCGGGTTGCGAAAATTTGCCGGACGGTAATGCTTATCGTCCCGGCGATATTCTGACGACTATGAGCGGTTTAACAGTTGAGGTGTTAAATACCGATGCGGAAGGTCGCTTAGTTTTATGTGATACCTTAACCTATGTGGAACGCTTCGAACCTGAACTGGTTATTGATGTTGCCACCTTAACAGGTGCCTGTGTAGTAGCTTTGGGGCAACACAACAGCGGGTTGGTTTCAACGGATGACAATTTAGCGCAAGATCTCGAACGGGCAGCGAAACTTGCCAATGATAAGGCCTGGCGTTTGCCGTTAAGTGAAGAATATCAAGAACAATTAAAATCTAAATTTGCCGATTTGGCAAATTTAGGCGGTCGCTGGGGAGGCGCTATCACTGCCGGCGCATTTCTTTCCAACTTCACTAAAAACTACCCTTGGGCGCATTTAGATATTGCCGGAACAGCCTGGTTACAAGGTCAAAATAAAGGTGCCACCGGCCGCCCGGTTTCATTGTTGGTTCAGTTTTTGCTGAATCAGGTGAAATAA
- the lptF gene encoding LPS export ABC transporter permease LptF: protein MILTRYLTKEVFKSQVAILFILLLIFFSQQLVRVLGSAANGNVPADLVLSLLGLGMPAMAQLMLPLCLFIAILLTFGRLYAESEISVMRACGVGQRILVKVALGLSVLTAALAAYNVLWVSPWAIQKQGQIVEDARANPNMSALSAGQFMTSNDSDFVLFIDNIKDNKISNIYLFQTKEKGNSKPSVIVAENGELQSLPNGDQILSLQNSQRVEGSAALPDFRITNFTEYQAYLGHRNVDSDENETTELPLAKLLTLKTPAAKAELNWRISLILAVPLMALLAVPLSKVNPRQGRFAKILPALLLYLIYFLLQSSLKSAGGAGKLDAGLLMPLVNLFFLLLGIMLNSWNSAFMYKIRHLFSKKSAI from the coding sequence GTGATTTTAACGAGATATTTAACAAAAGAAGTATTTAAGAGCCAAGTGGCTATTTTATTTATTTTACTTCTGATTTTTTTCTCCCAACAGCTAGTCCGAGTTTTAGGTTCGGCAGCGAACGGGAATGTACCGGCAGACCTGGTATTATCGCTATTAGGCTTAGGTATGCCTGCGATGGCGCAATTAATGCTTCCTTTATGCTTGTTTATCGCGATTTTATTAACATTCGGTCGTTTATATGCGGAAAGTGAAATTTCGGTTATGCGAGCCTGTGGCGTGGGGCAACGTATTCTTGTTAAGGTGGCGCTGGGGCTTTCCGTGTTAACGGCGGCACTGGCGGCTTACAATGTGTTGTGGGTTTCCCCTTGGGCTATTCAAAAACAAGGACAGATTGTAGAGGATGCAAGAGCTAATCCGAATATGTCCGCATTATCGGCCGGTCAATTTATGACCTCCAATGATAGCGATTTCGTACTGTTTATAGATAATATTAAAGATAACAAAATCAGCAATATCTATTTATTCCAAACGAAAGAAAAAGGAAATTCTAAACCGTCGGTTATTGTTGCGGAGAACGGTGAATTACAATCTTTACCGAATGGCGATCAGATTTTAAGTCTGCAAAATAGTCAACGAGTGGAAGGTTCCGCTGCGTTGCCTGATTTTCGTATTACCAATTTCACCGAATATCAGGCTTATTTAGGACATCGTAATGTGGATTCCGATGAAAATGAAACAACAGAATTACCGCTTGCGAAATTGTTAACGCTGAAAACACCGGCGGCGAAAGCCGAATTAAACTGGCGTATCAGTTTGATTTTAGCCGTTCCTTTAATGGCGTTGCTAGCGGTTCCGTTAAGTAAGGTAAATCCTCGACAAGGACGTTTTGCCAAAATTTTGCCGGCATTATTGCTTTACTTAATTTATTTCTTATTGCAGAGTTCATTAAAATCGGCAGGCGGTGCCGGCAAATTAGATGCCGGATTGCTGATGCCGTTGGTTAATCTCTTTTTCTTACTCTTGGGAATTATGCTAAACAGTTGGAATAGCGCCTTTATGTATAAAATTCGTCATCTGTTCTCAAAAAAATCGGCGATTTAA
- the lptG gene encoding LPS export ABC transporter permease LptG, translated as MMNTLDRYIGKSILGAIFATLLTLVGLSGIIKFVEQFRSVGKGSYDSMQAFLYTVLTMPKDIETFFPMAALLGALIALGNLASRSELVVMQSAGFSRMKIGFAVMKTALPLVLLTMVIGEWGIPQTEQFARDMRSKAISGGSMLSVKNGIWAKDGNDFIYIKRATEDANLNNIYIYSFNDNRQLQRVSHANKASYENGSWVLKQVNESQISADEIKTKNYLNRPWKTSLTPDKLGIFTVKPTSLSISGLSSYISFLKETGQDSKKFELTYWRKLFQPISVGVMMMLALSFIFGPLRSVTAGARIVTGICFGFLFYVINEIFGPLSLVYNVAPIIGALMPSLLFLVITWWLLSRKRD; from the coding sequence ATGATGAATACATTAGATAGATATATCGGCAAAAGCATTTTAGGGGCGATTTTTGCTACTTTATTAACCTTAGTCGGACTTTCAGGCATTATTAAATTTGTCGAACAGTTCCGCAGTGTAGGTAAAGGCAGCTATGATAGTATGCAGGCTTTCCTTTATACCGTGCTGACAATGCCGAAAGATATCGAAACTTTTTTCCCGATGGCGGCATTATTGGGGGCGCTCATCGCATTGGGTAATCTTGCCAGTCGCAGCGAATTGGTGGTTATGCAGTCGGCGGGCTTTTCCCGTATGAAAATCGGCTTTGCCGTGATGAAAACCGCTTTGCCGTTGGTTTTATTAACTATGGTTATCGGCGAATGGGGCATTCCGCAAACGGAACAGTTTGCACGGGATATGCGTTCAAAAGCGATTTCCGGCGGTTCTATGCTATCGGTGAAAAACGGTATTTGGGCAAAAGACGGCAATGATTTCATCTATATTAAACGAGCAACGGAAGACGCTAATTTAAATAACATTTATATTTACAGTTTTAATGACAACCGCCAGTTGCAACGGGTTAGCCATGCCAATAAAGCAAGTTATGAAAACGGAAGCTGGGTGTTAAAACAGGTTAATGAATCGCAGATTTCGGCGGATGAAATTAAAACGAAAAACTATTTAAACCGTCCCTGGAAAACCTCGTTAACGCCGGATAAATTAGGAATTTTCACGGTTAAACCGACTTCGTTGTCTATTTCCGGACTATCCAGCTATATTTCTTTCCTGAAAGAAACCGGACAGGACAGCAAAAAATTCGAGCTGACCTACTGGCGCAAATTATTCCAGCCGATTTCAGTGGGCGTGATGATGATGTTGGCGTTATCCTTTATTTTCGGTCCGTTACGTAGCGTTACCGCGGGTGCAAGAATCGTTACCGGGATTTGTTTCGGCTTCTTATTTTACGTAATCAATGAAATTTTCGGCCCGTTAAGTCTGGTGTATAATGTGGCGCCTATCATCGGCGCATTAATGCCGAGCCTTTTATTCTTAGTGATTACCTGGTGGTTACTAAGCCGTAAACGGGATTAA